ATTCCTGGGGCGGCGTGCTCGGCGTCACCAAGGGGATTTACCCCAAATTTCCCGATCGTGTAATCGATACGCCGATTTCCGAGTCCGCCTATATCGGCGCCTCCGTTGGCGCTTCGGCCTGCGGGATGCGCGCTATCGGCGAACTGATGTTCTCCGACTTCCTGGGGGTATGCTTCGACCAGCTGTACAACCAGGCCGCCAAGTTCCGCTACATGTTCGGCGGCAAGGCCGTCACCCCGGTGACCATTCGCACCATGATCGGCGCCGGATTCAGCGCCGCCGCCCAGCACTCCCAGAGCCCCTACTCGATTTTTGCTCATGTCCCGGGGCTTAAGAGCATTATTCCCTCCAATCCCTATGATGCCAAGGGTTTGCTGATGGCTTCTATCGAGGATGACGACCCCTGTGTCTTCTTCGAGCACAAGGCTCTCTACACCATGAAGGGCGAAGTCCCCGAAGAGTACTACACCATCCCCCTGGGCCAGGCCAACGTGGTTCAGGAAGGCAAGGACGTCACCATCGTCGCCCTGGCCCGCATGGTGCAGGTGGCAGTTCAGGCCGCCAAGACGCTGGCCAAGGAAGGCATCGAGTGCACCATCATCGACCCGCGCACCATTTCGCCGCTGGATAAGGACACTATTTTCTCCAGCGTCGAGAAGACCGGTCGCCTGGTGGTGGTCGACGAGGATAACGACCGCTGCGGTTTCGCTTGCGACATCGTCGGCATGGTTGCGCAGAACCTGTTCGGCGCCCTGAAAGGCGCTCCGCAGATGGTTACGCCTCCTTTTACCCCGGTACCGTTTGCCGCCAACCTTGAAGCCGAATATATTCCCAACGCAGCCAAGGTGGTAGCAGCTGTACGCAAAACCCTGGAGTAATCATCATGAGTGACAATAAAATCATAGCCCTCACCATGCCTAAGTGGGGGCTCACCATGGAAGAAGGCACCATCGCTTCCTGGTTGATGGAGGAAGGCGACGTTGTCGAAGTCGGCAGCGAAATTCTCGAAGTCGAAACCGACAAGATTGCCCAGCCCGTGGAAAGTGCCGTTACGGGGGTTCTGCGCCGCAAGATTGGTGAAGAAGGCGAAGAGTACCCCGTGCAGGCCCTGATCGGCGTCATCGCCGCCGAGGACGTGACGGACGCAGAAATCGACGCGTTCATCGCCTCCTATGGCGGTGCGGAAGCAGGCGACGAAGCGGAAGGCGAAGCAGCAGAAGGCTCCGTCGCGGCGGAGGCTCCGGCCGGTGTCCATGAACTGACCATGCCCAAGTGGGGGCTGACCATGGAAGAGGGCACCATTGCTTCCTGGCTGCTGGACGAGGGCGATGAGGTTGAGGTCGGTACGGAAATCATGGAGATTGAAACCGACAAGATCGCCCAGCCGGTCGAGAGTACCGTAGCCGGCATTCTGCGCCGCAAGATTGGCGAAGAGGGCGAGGAATACCCGGTGCAGGCACTGATCGGCATTATTGCGGACGCTTCGGTTTCCGATGCCGAGATCGATGCCTATCTTGCCAAGCGCAGCGGCAAGGCGGCTCCGGCCGCCGAACCGGAAACCGCGGCAGAAGCCCCGGCCGCAACCAAAGCGCAGCCGACCAGCAAGCCGATGACGGCGATGCGGGCCGCGATTGCCAATACGGTGACCAACTCCTGGACGGTACCTCAGTTCCCGGTCACCATGGCCATCGACATGGGCGCAGCCAAGCAGTTCCGGGCCGGCCTCAAGGCCGCCGGCAAGGCCGTATCCATGAACGACATGGTGGTCAAGGCCTGCGCCAAAGCCATCGAGAAGTATCCGATGGTTAACGCCACCCTGGGCAACAAGGAGTATATCCTGAACCCCGAGGTGAACATCGCCGTGGCCGTGGGTCTGGATGATGGTCTGATGATGCCGGTTGTCAAGGGCTGTCAGGCTCTCAGCCTGGAAGAGGTCGCCAGCAGTTCCCGCGCCCTGATCGACAAGGTCAAGGCCGGAACCTGCGGACCGGCAGAGATGGCGGGCGGCAACTTCGCCATCTCCAACCTGGGAATGCTCGGCGTCGATCAGTTCGTCGCCCTGGTGCCCCCGGGAATGACCGCGATTCTGGCGGTTGGCGGAATCAAGGAAGAGGTTGTCGTGAAGGATGGCAACATGGTCCCCGCATCGACAATGAAGGTGACCCTGGTTGCCGATCACCGGGTGGTGGATGGATTGTATTCTGCCCAATACCTGGTGGAACTCAAGCGTCTTCTGGAAAATCCCGAAGAGCTTTAATGCCCGATGTAAACAGGCCGGCACCTGTCAGGTGCCGGCCGCTAAAAGCCTTTCGCGGGCGGGCGTATGCATCGACCTTCGCAAGACTTTAAAGGAAAAGTCAGGACAGTGGCCATGGAAGTTGCAAAGAAAAAACGCGGCGCCGACAAGACCGCCTTGTCAGCTGATGACAAGCAGGCTGTATTGACCAAGCCGGCCTGGATCCGGGCAAAAGCGCCTTCATCGCCGGAAGTCGCCAAATTGACCGGAATTCTGCGCGAGCATCGATTGCACACGGTGTGCGAAGAAGCCAATTGTCCCAACCTGGGAGAATGCTTCAATCGTGGTACTGCCACTTTCATGATCATGGGTGATGTGTGTACCCGCCGCTGTCCCTTCTGTGATGTTGCCCACGGTCGCCCTTCAGCACTGGACCCCGGGGAACCGGAACATCTTGCCGAGGCGGTTAGGGTCATGAAGCTGCGCTATGTGGTGGTTACTTCCGTGACCAGAGATGACCTGGCCGACGGTGGGGCCGGTCATTTCGCCCGTTGCGTCGAGGCCATACGCCGTAAGCCCGGCAAGGTCAAGGTGGAAATCCTGGTGCCGGATTTTCGGCGCTGTGTCCAGACGGCTCTTGCCAACCTCGGCAACGGCCTGCCCGATGTGTTCAATCACAATCTTGAAACGGTGCCGCGGCTGTATGCCGAATCGCGCCCCGGCGCCGATTACCAGGGATCCCTGAAGTTGTTGCAGTGCTTCAAGGAAATGTATCCAGATGTACCGACCAAATCGGGATTGATGGTTGGCCTGGGTGAAACGGATGATGAGATTCTCGAAGTGATGCGGGATCTCCGCGCACACGGCTGTGACATGCTGACCGTTGGCCAGTATCTGCGCCCCGGACGTCATCATTTGCCCGTGCAGCGCTATGTAGCTCCGGAGCAATTCGAGGCGTTTAAGGTGGCCGGTTTGAAAATGGGTTTTTCGCAGGTCGCTTCAGGACCGCTGGTACGGTCCTCCTATCATGCCGATCTGCAGGCGCAAAAAGTTCTGCAACCATGAGAAACAGCGGACAAAATCGGGTTTTTGCCGCATAAGGAGAACATAAATGGCTGATGAAATTTTTGATCTGATTGTATTGGGCGCCGGCCCCGGCGGATATGTGGGCGCGATTCGCGCCGCACAGCTGGGCATGAAGGTCGCCGTCATTGAAAGCCGTCCGACCCTCGGAGGGGTTTGTCTCAATGAAGGTTGTATCCCGAGCAAGGCGCTGCTCGATTCGAGTGAGCACTTCGCTCTGGCGCGCGATAAATTCGACATGCACGGCATCGAAATTCCCGCGCCCAAGCTGAACCTGGCCAAAATGATGGCGCGCAAGGAAGGCGTTGTCGGCGATCTTACCGGCGGTGTCGCTTTTCTGTTCAAAAAGAACAAGGTGAGCTGGATCAAGGGACATGGCAGATTGCTGGGAGCCGCTGCCGACGGGCTGCAGCAGGTTGAAGTAACCGGCAAGAACGCCGGCGTGGTCAAAGGCAAGAACATCCTTCTGGCGACCGGCGGCAAAGTGGCTCAGGTTCCCGGCATCACCATCGACAACGAGGTGATCATAGACAATGTCGGCGCTCTGTCCCTGCAGCAGGTGCCGGAGCATCTGGTGGTGGTCGGGGCCGGATACATTGGGCTGGAGCTGGGATCGGTGTGGCTGCGTCTGGGAGCCAAGGTTTCCGTGGTGGAAATGCTGCCCAAGATGCTCCCCAAATCCGATGGGGACACCACTCAGGCATTGCAGCGTTCGATGAAGAAGCAGGGCATGACCTTCCACATGGGTACCCGCGTGGACAATATTCAGGTAGCGGGCGGCAAGGCCACGCTGACCCTGTCCAAGGGCGACAAGACCCAGGAAGTGGTTTGCGACAAAGTCCTCATGTCCATCGGGCGCAAGCCCAATATGGAGGGGCTGGGAGCTTCCGAAATCGGCGTGGAGCTCGATGAGCGGGGCTGCGTCAAAGTGGACGATAATTACGCGACCACGGTGCCTGGCATTTACGCCATCGGCGATCTCATTCCGGGGCCAATGCTGGCGCACAAGGCCTCAGAGGAAGCGGTGGTGTTTGTCGAGCGCCTGGTGGGCAAGAATTCTCAGGTTCATTACGGCACCATCCCGGGCGTCTGCTACACATGGCCGGAAGTCGCCTCCGTTGGCAAGACCGAGGAGCAGCTTCAGGAAGAGGGCATTCCCGTCAAGGTTGGCAAGTTCAATTTTGTCGGCAATGGCCGCGCCCGCGCCATGGCCGAAACGGAAGGTTTCGTCAAGATTCTGGCCCATGCCGAAAACGGCCAGGTGCTGGGGGTTCACATCTTCGGCCCGCGCGCATCCGACATGATCGCTGAAGCGGTCGCGGTTATGAGCTACGGCGGCACGGCGCATGACATCGGAGCTATGTTCCATGGACATCCTACCCTCTCCGAAGCGGTGAAGGAAGCCGCTCTGGATGTCGATGGCGCTGCGGTGCATTGCTAGGCGGAGCGACTGTGCCCCGCGGCCGGAAACCGATTCGGGGCGGTCCTGATGCCGCCCCGAATCGGAAAGCCGGTAGGATTAAAAACGAGTTTGAGGCTAGTCCTGCGAGGGCTGACCTGCTTGCCGGGAGGTAGACCTCCTAGCTCCCTCCCGGTTTTTTTAAAGATTTTCCTCCTCCTTTTTCTTTCCTCCTGTTCCAAGTGGAGACGATTCGGGTCCGTCTCCACTTGGGTTTTTTTTCCCGGCGTCACTTTGCAGGAGGCAGCATCGGGAGAGTCGACAATCCGTTGTACCGCGTAAGGAGGCTCCATGAAACAATTTCGTGTGGACCAGTCGCTCTGCATTCAATGTGCAGAATGTGTCAAGGATTGTGTTTTTGGGCTGATTGTCATGCAGGACGGCTATCCGGTGCTTCCCGCGGACAAAGAGGCCACCTGCATCGAATGTCAGCATTGTCTGGCGGTATGTCCGTCTGGCGCCATCAGCATTCTTGGTCTCGATCCTGCCGACAGCCTGCCGTTGGCCGGTCGCTTTCCCAACCAGCAGCAGATGGAGACGCTTATCAAGGGCCGGCGTTCCATTCGGCGTTATCGACCCGAACCGCTGCCCGCTGAAACAATCGATGAATTGTTGAAGATTGCCGCGCATGCACCGACGGGCGTCAACAGTCGGGGGGTGGAATTCATCGTGGTTGAAGATCCCGCCACCATGGACGCGATCCGTCAGGAAACCATGGAAACCCTTCAGGACCTGGCGCGCAAGGATGCCATCCCGGATCATCTGGTCTGTTTCAGGCATTTTGTTCCGCTGATGGAGCAGGGACTCGACCCTATTTTCAGGCGGGCCCCCCATCTACTGATTGCCTCGGCCGCCGAGGGTGTCCCTACCCGGGAAGCCGATGTATTTATCGCTCTGAGCTATTTTGAGCTGCTCGCGAACAGTGCCGGTATCGGTACCACCTGGCTCGGTCTGGCCAAATGGGCGATGGTCGATCTGGCGCCGCGACTTTTGCGCAGCGTCGGAGTGCCGGAAAATCATGATGTGGTGTACATGATGTTGTTCGGAACGCCGGATGTCACATACTACCGTACCGTGCAAAGAGATCAGGACGCCAAGATCCGGCGCCTGGTCAAATAGGGTCAAAGGCTATCGGTTGGTTGCCTGTTTTGTTGCTTGCGGTCAAACACCATTTCGGTGGCGCCAGTCAGGGAGTTCGCGGGCAAACCATACCTTATGTCGCACAATGAGGGGGCGATGAAGCTTAAGGACATAAAAAAGGTTTTCGTTGTCGGCGCAGGAACCATGGGACAGCAGATTGCGTTTCAGTGCGCCGCACACGGATATGCCGTCATTCTTTTCGATCTGAGCGATAGTATCCTGCGCAAGGCGCGATTGCGCATCAAAAGCTACGCGGATTACCTGATAGCCGAAAACCGTCTTGATGCCAAAATGGCAGGCAGAGCACTCGACAACATTGCCGTAACCACCGAAGAGCAGCGAGCTTCGGAGATCGACCTTCTGATTGAATCGGTGCCCGAAGACCTTCAGATGAAACGGGAAATATTCAGCCGCTTTAACCGGATCTGCCCGGAACGGACGGTTTTCGCCACCAATACATCGTTGCTGATTCCCTCCCAGATGGCCGATGCTACGGGCCGGGCGGATCGGTTTCTGGCGCTGCATTTTCACCAACCGGTGTGGGTCGGAAACCTTGCCGATGTCATGCCTCACGCCGGCACGGCTGAGGGCGTGGTAGATCTTGTGCGTAATTTCGCCCGATCGATCAATCAGATTTCCCTGGTGCTGCAAAAGGAAAACTACGGCTACGTATTCAACGCCATGTACAGTGCTCTGAATAACGCCGCGATTACCCTTGCCGCCAATGGCGTGGCTGCCGTGGAGGACATCGACCGCGCCTGGATGGTGGTGATGAAGATGCCTGTAGGCCCGCTGGGGATGCTGGACGTGGTTGGCCTCGATACGGTCTGGCACGTGACGGACTACTGGGCGAATACGCTTGGAGACGCCCAGACCCTCAGGAATGCCGAGTATCTGAAACGGGAGTATCTCGAGCATGGCTGGTTGGGGGTGAAAAGCGGGCGCGGGTTTTACGGTTATCCCCGTCCCGCTTATCAGGAACCGGATTTTGTTCTGGGCGGGAACCGGTAGGGGGGAAGAAGCTATGATCGTGCAGGATCTCGGATTGATGGCGTATGCCGAAGCTTACGCCCTGCAGGAGCAACGGGTTCGGGAAATCGCTTCCGGCGTCTCTCCGGAAACCCTGCTGCTGGTGGAGCATCCGCCGGTCTACACCCTGGGGCGCAGCGGTCACATGGATAACCTGCTGGATTCCAGCATCGAGGTGGTCAGCATCAATCGCGGCGGCGACATTACCTACCATGCGCCGGGTCAGCTGGTCGGCTATCCGCTGCTCAATCTTGGCCACCGCGGGAAAGACCTGCGTCATTACCTGCGATTTCTCGAAGAAGTGTTGATTCTCGCGGCGGCCGATGTGGGGGTGGTTGGCCGGCGCTGCCAGGGTAAAACCGGCGTTTGGACCGATCAGGGAAAACTGGCGTCCATCGGAGCGGGGGCGCGGCGTTGGGTTACCATGCACGGGTTTGCCCTCAATGTGTCTCTTGACCTGTCCGGTTTCTCGCGCATAAATCCCTGCGGAATCGTCGGTTGCCCCATGGTGTCCCTGGCGTCCCTTACCGGCCGGATGATTTCCGTGAAAACGGTCAAGGAGCGCGTCGTTTATCATTTTGAATCCCTGCTGGAGGCCTGGCTGCCGGAGCAGCAGGGGGTAAACGCATGAGAGGATAAACCCGTGGTGCCGGCTGTGGACCTGAATTATGAGGTGCAGGGCGAGGGCGCGAACCTGGTCGTTCTGCACGGGCTTTTCGGATCTCTGGACAACTGGCGGGGTATGGCGCGGATGCTGGCCGGCCATTTCCGGGTCTGGCTGGTCGATCAGCGCAATCACGGGCTGTCTCCGCACAGCCGGTTTTTTAATTACACTTGTCTTGTGGAGGATTTGCGGTCCTTTCTGGATCGCATGGCGCTGGACAGCGTTCACTTGCTTGGGCATTCCATGGGCGGCAAAGCCGCCATGCTGTTTGCATCCCGCTATCCCGCGCGTGTGGAGCGACTGATCGTCGAAGATATCGGACCGGGGGCTTATGCTCCCCGGCACGAGACTGTGTTCAGGGGGTTGCTCAACCTGCCCCTGGCACGGTTGACGAGCCGCAGGGATGCCGAGCAATACCTGCGCGCTGAAATTGACGATGCAGGGGTGAGGGGGTTTTTGCTGAAAAGCCTTTACCGACAGCCGTCCGGAACCTGGGGCTGGCGCTTTAATCTGCCGGTATTGTTTGCCGAATACCGCACATTGCTGGCGGCTTTGCCCCTCGATGTCCCGATATATTGTCCGACCCTGTTTATCCGGGGGGAGCAGTCCGATTATCTTGATCCGGTTCGGCGGGATGCGTTGCTGGAAAAATTTGACGACAAGCGCTTCATCAGTGTCCCGGGTGCTGGACACTGGGTGCATGCCGATCAACCCGTTGCCTTTCTGCAGGCCGTGGCATCCTTCCTGATGGCCGAAAAATAACGCATCAACCGTCCTGGTCCACCAGGGTAGCTCCGTGGTGCCCACCGGGACTCAGCCCTGCCAGAACAGGTAGTGGGGATTGTCTGACAGAAAGGCCAGGCAATCTTCCAGGGTGCCGGTAAAGTCGAGGTATTCCCAGCGCTCCAGATTATGGAAATAGGCCATACGCCACATCCCCGGTGTTTCAGTGCGAATCAGTCGGGCAAAGCATTCTCCGTCTTTGCCGAGATGCAGTTCCTCGCCTTCGATGTGAATATCGAACAGCGACAGGTGCGGATCGGACCGGGCCATGCGTCTGGCTTTTTCAAGCATTTCGTTCATGCTCTTCCTCCTCGCTGATCTTTGATTTTCAAGCCATTCCTATATTATATTGCATCAAAACCTTATTCCAACCGTGGCGGTGTCGGTGCCGGGCGAACTCCGTCCGGCGGCGTCCGCTTTCGACAGGTCCGGGGCATGTGTTTTGTAGGGACGGCAAGCGCGCTGGAAAATAAGGGCTTGCGGAGTTACGTTATTGGGCGTAGTATCAAACACTTAATTTTAATATTAGGTGATTGTGCGTGTCCTCGCCGTGTATTGAGGGGGGATGACGACAGTTTCGAGATAAAGTTCTTAAAAGTTGACTTTTTGTAATCATTGTACTAAGGGTTAAAGATTGGCGAACCTGGTATTTGATTACCGTATGAAGAGCCCCATGCGATTCATGGCCCCTGCCAACCGGGCTTTTGATTTTTGCCGGGGTTGATTTTTGTCCTCTGATACATGGGTGGCGGCCGACATGGCATCCCCCGCCACACGTGGCGTTGCCACATCCCGCGGACAGTCGCGTATGCGGCCTGTTGAGAATAACGGTTCAGAAATTTAGATTTTATGCGCTTGCAAGCGTCTGGATATTTGTTGTGAAGCAAACCACAGGAGGCACTGGTCCCTTGAACGTCATTCGGCAGCTGAATTCTGAGGCAGTTACAGCCGATGGGCTGGATGATGGCATACAGCGCGCCATCGACTGGCTGGCTGATAACCAGGAAAAAGAGGGTTTCTGGGTCGGCATGCTGGAATCCAACTCCTGCATCGAGGCTGAATGGATCCTGGCGATGCATCTCCTCGGCGTAAAGGATGATCCCAAGTACGACAAGGTCGTCCAGGCCATACTCAATGAGCAGCGGGAGGACGGTTCCTGGGCCGTGTACTACCAGGCTCCGGCCGGAGACATCAACGCCACCGTCGAAGCC
This portion of the Syntrophotalea acetylenica genome encodes:
- the lipA gene encoding lipoyl synthase, with protein sequence MEVAKKKRGADKTALSADDKQAVLTKPAWIRAKAPSSPEVAKLTGILREHRLHTVCEEANCPNLGECFNRGTATFMIMGDVCTRRCPFCDVAHGRPSALDPGEPEHLAEAVRVMKLRYVVVTSVTRDDLADGGAGHFARCVEAIRRKPGKVKVEILVPDFRRCVQTALANLGNGLPDVFNHNLETVPRLYAESRPGADYQGSLKLLQCFKEMYPDVPTKSGLMVGLGETDDEILEVMRDLRAHGCDMLTVGQYLRPGRHHLPVQRYVAPEQFEAFKVAGLKMGFSQVASGPLVRSSYHADLQAQKVLQP
- the lpdA gene encoding dihydrolipoyl dehydrogenase → MADEIFDLIVLGAGPGGYVGAIRAAQLGMKVAVIESRPTLGGVCLNEGCIPSKALLDSSEHFALARDKFDMHGIEIPAPKLNLAKMMARKEGVVGDLTGGVAFLFKKNKVSWIKGHGRLLGAAADGLQQVEVTGKNAGVVKGKNILLATGGKVAQVPGITIDNEVIIDNVGALSLQQVPEHLVVVGAGYIGLELGSVWLRLGAKVSVVEMLPKMLPKSDGDTTQALQRSMKKQGMTFHMGTRVDNIQVAGGKATLTLSKGDKTQEVVCDKVLMSIGRKPNMEGLGASEIGVELDERGCVKVDDNYATTVPGIYAIGDLIPGPMLAHKASEEAVVFVERLVGKNSQVHYGTIPGVCYTWPEVASVGKTEEQLQEEGIPVKVGKFNFVGNGRARAMAETEGFVKILAHAENGQVLGVHIFGPRASDMIAEAVAVMSYGGTAHDIGAMFHGHPTLSEAVKEAALDVDGAAVHC
- the lipB gene encoding lipoyl(octanoyl) transferase LipB: MIVQDLGLMAYAEAYALQEQRVREIASGVSPETLLLVEHPPVYTLGRSGHMDNLLDSSIEVVSINRGGDITYHAPGQLVGYPLLNLGHRGKDLRHYLRFLEEVLILAAADVGVVGRRCQGKTGVWTDQGKLASIGAGARRWVTMHGFALNVSLDLSGFSRINPCGIVGCPMVSLASLTGRMISVKTVKERVVYHFESLLEAWLPEQQGVNA
- a CDS encoding alpha/beta fold hydrolase, with amino-acid sequence MVPAVDLNYEVQGEGANLVVLHGLFGSLDNWRGMARMLAGHFRVWLVDQRNHGLSPHSRFFNYTCLVEDLRSFLDRMALDSVHLLGHSMGGKAAMLFASRYPARVERLIVEDIGPGAYAPRHETVFRGLLNLPLARLTSRRDAEQYLRAEIDDAGVRGFLLKSLYRQPSGTWGWRFNLPVLFAEYRTLLAALPLDVPIYCPTLFIRGEQSDYLDPVRRDALLEKFDDKRFISVPGAGHWVHADQPVAFLQAVASFLMAEK
- a CDS encoding nitroreductase family protein, with the translated sequence MKQFRVDQSLCIQCAECVKDCVFGLIVMQDGYPVLPADKEATCIECQHCLAVCPSGAISILGLDPADSLPLAGRFPNQQQMETLIKGRRSIRRYRPEPLPAETIDELLKIAAHAPTGVNSRGVEFIVVEDPATMDAIRQETMETLQDLARKDAIPDHLVCFRHFVPLMEQGLDPIFRRAPHLLIASAAEGVPTREADVFIALSYFELLANSAGIGTTWLGLAKWAMVDLAPRLLRSVGVPENHDVVYMMLFGTPDVTYYRTVQRDQDAKIRRLVK
- a CDS encoding 3-hydroxyacyl-CoA dehydrogenase, with product MKLKDIKKVFVVGAGTMGQQIAFQCAAHGYAVILFDLSDSILRKARLRIKSYADYLIAENRLDAKMAGRALDNIAVTTEEQRASEIDLLIESVPEDLQMKREIFSRFNRICPERTVFATNTSLLIPSQMADATGRADRFLALHFHQPVWVGNLADVMPHAGTAEGVVDLVRNFARSINQISLVLQKENYGYVFNAMYSALNNAAITLAANGVAAVEDIDRAWMVVMKMPVGPLGMLDVVGLDTVWHVTDYWANTLGDAQTLRNAEYLKREYLEHGWLGVKSGRGFYGYPRPAYQEPDFVLGGNR
- a CDS encoding alpha-ketoacid dehydrogenase subunit beta — translated: MARKIMFKDAINEAICQEMERDKSVILLGLDVAGSAGTDQERDSWGGVLGVTKGIYPKFPDRVIDTPISESAYIGASVGASACGMRAIGELMFSDFLGVCFDQLYNQAAKFRYMFGGKAVTPVTIRTMIGAGFSAAAQHSQSPYSIFAHVPGLKSIIPSNPYDAKGLLMASIEDDDPCVFFEHKALYTMKGEVPEEYYTIPLGQANVVQEGKDVTIVALARMVQVAVQAAKTLAKEGIECTIIDPRTISPLDKDTIFSSVEKTGRLVVVDEDNDRCGFACDIVGMVAQNLFGALKGAPQMVTPPFTPVPFAANLEAEYIPNAAKVVAAVRKTLE
- a CDS encoding dihydrolipoamide acetyltransferase family protein, translated to MSDNKIIALTMPKWGLTMEEGTIASWLMEEGDVVEVGSEILEVETDKIAQPVESAVTGVLRRKIGEEGEEYPVQALIGVIAAEDVTDAEIDAFIASYGGAEAGDEAEGEAAEGSVAAEAPAGVHELTMPKWGLTMEEGTIASWLLDEGDEVEVGTEIMEIETDKIAQPVESTVAGILRRKIGEEGEEYPVQALIGIIADASVSDAEIDAYLAKRSGKAAPAAEPETAAEAPAATKAQPTSKPMTAMRAAIANTVTNSWTVPQFPVTMAIDMGAAKQFRAGLKAAGKAVSMNDMVVKACAKAIEKYPMVNATLGNKEYILNPEVNIAVAVGLDDGLMMPVVKGCQALSLEEVASSSRALIDKVKAGTCGPAEMAGGNFAISNLGMLGVDQFVALVPPGMTAILAVGGIKEEVVVKDGNMVPASTMKVTLVADHRVVDGLYSAQYLVELKRLLENPEEL